The Arctopsyche grandis isolate Sample6627 chromosome 7, ASM5162203v2, whole genome shotgun sequence genome includes a window with the following:
- the LOC143914410 gene encoding ectoderm-neural cortex protein 1-like — protein MIEVNAKPDFAKNQTKYLYDAMGEKKFTDVIFSVGKRSFHAHIIVLAACSEFFIENRTRLNPVFAGFKYPVIDAIFKYCYTGKISIADEHYENFLSLADKLQIKNVAPRYETINEINCLEVLSLSDDPVSKKKAMSLTFDNYKTLYKTPGFLSLPDSVLDEILKSDKLRVSAEEAFDSVKLWVDYDGTNRRSELVQLLGSMKLTLLPFEFLVDKFMLFCSSYPECIEILRQTMQKSSANCQNSFKIEENDKIALIGDLHYNKANSIDVYDGKNNTWTLKEDFKFNRSRFASVLIDHWIMIIGGFMDPSENIDFNRDSGFNLLDSSQVDYIDLKDGQQHQLKPLNQSRYFFSAVTFSHNSTTDVYAIGGLKNLDSLSSVERWNSNTKNWDSNVAPLLQAVDRHSACVIGDRIYVISGETKKNRKDVSVNRTQVYSVRSNSWSYVAPMKQGRYGHSSIVIKGKLYVAGGRSYYKHELLKSVESYDVDGNLWTDYCNLPAPDSDNALCLFRDKLLLIGGYTNGVWELDVSNITWKKLKSLSTNRGTCNAFVIPYDSKI, from the exons ATGATCGAAGTGAACGCTAAGCCAGATTTTGCAAAGAACCAAACCAAATATTTGTATGATGCCATGGGGGAAAAAAAATTCACTGATGTGATTTTTTCTGTTGGGAAACGCAG TTTCCATGCGCACATTATAGTGCTTGCGGCGTGCAGCGAATTCTTTATAGAAAATAGGACCCGATTAAATCCCGTATTTGCCGGATTCAAATACCCGGTAATCGAtgcgatttttaaatattgctacaCTGGGAAAATAA GTATCGCCGACGAGCATTACGAAAATTTTCTAAGCCTAGCTGATAAACTACAAATCAAAAATGTAGCCCCTCGATACGAGacgataaatgaaataaattgtttGGAAGTCTTGAGTCTCTCAGATGATCCAGTGTCGAAAAAAAAGGCAATGAGTTTGACTTTTGACAACTATAAGACT tTGTATAAAACGCCAGGCTTTCTCTCTCTGCCAGACTCTGTCTTGGATGAAATcctgaaatcagataaattgaggGTGTCGGCGGAAGAAGCCTTTGATTCTGTTAAATTGTGGGTGGATTATGATGGAACAAACCGTAGAAGCGAATTGGTACAGCTGCTGGGTTCCATGAAGTTGACTTTGCTCCCATTTGAG TTTCTCGTCGATAAATTTATGCTCTTCTGTTCTTCTTATCCAGAGTGCATTGAAATTCTTAGACAAACGATGCAAAAATCCTCAGCAAATTgtcaaaattcatttaaaatagagGAAAACGATAAAATAGCGCTTATCGGAGATTTACATTACAAC aaaGCAAATTCCATAGATGTTTACGatggaaaaaataatacttGGACCTTAAAAGAAGATTTTAAATTCAACAGAAGCCGCTTTGCATCAGTTCTCATCGACCATTGGATCATGATAATCGGTGGTTTCATGGATCCTAGTGAAAATATCGATTTCAACAGGGATTCTGGATTTAATTTACTTGATTCTTCTCAGGTTGACTACATTGATTTGAAAGACGGCCAACAACATCAATTGAAGCCATTAAATCAAAGCCGATACTTTTTTTCAGCAGTAACATTTTCTCACAATTCTACCACCGATGTGTACGCTATCGGCGGATTGAAAAATCTCGACTCTTTGTCATCAGTAGAGAG GTGGAACAGCAATACAAAGAACTGGGACTCCAACGTCGCTCCATTGTTGCAGGCTGTTGATCGGCACAGTGCTTGTGTCATCGGTGATAGAATCTACGTGATAAGTGGGGAAACAAAGAAAAACAGAAAGGACGTTTCCGTAAATAGAACGCAAGTGTACTCAGTAAGATCCAATTCTTGGTCTTATGTCGCACCGATGAAACAAGGAAGATACGGGCATTCG AGCATCGTTATAAAAGGCAAACTGTATGTCGCAGGTGGGCGTTCATACTATAAACATGAATTATTGAAGAGTGTCGAGTCGTATGATGTAGATGGAAATCTGTGGACAGACTATTGCAACCTACCAGCACCTGACAGTGATAATGCTCTCTGTTTATTTAGAGACAAGTTACTTTTAATag GTGGATATACTAACGGAGTTTGGGAATTAGATGTAAGCAACATTActtggaaaaaattaaaaagtctcAGCACAAATAGAGGGACTTGTAATGCATTCGTTATACCCTATGATTCCAAAATTTGA